One window from the genome of Malacoplasma penetrans HF-2 encodes:
- a CDS encoding GroES family chaperonin: MEFRPLGKRVLLKRSEVETTTKTGIVLPNSNDAQKPSYGIIKSISSEINNSNLTVGATVYFKEYKANQIKVDNQEYLVVELDDILGVLYK; encoded by the coding sequence ATGGAATTTAGACCTTTAGGAAAAAGAGTTCTTTTAAAAAGAAGTGAAGTTGAAACAACTACTAAAACAGGAATTGTTTTACCAAATTCAAATGATGCTCAAAAACCAAGTTATGGAATTATTAAATCAATCAGTTCTGAAATCAATAATTCTAATTTAACTGTTGGAGCAACTGTATATTTTAAAGAATATAAAGCTAACCAAATAAAAGTGGATAACCAAGAGTATCTAGTTGTAGAACTAGATGATATTCTAGGTGTTTTATACAAATAA
- the groL gene encoding chaperonin GroEL (60 kDa chaperone family; promotes refolding of misfolded polypeptides especially under stressful conditions; forms two stacked rings of heptamers to form a barrel-shaped 14mer; ends can be capped by GroES; misfolded proteins enter the barrel where they are refolded when GroES binds), translating to MAKEIKFSDSARNKLFNGVQQLFDAVKVTMGPRGRNVLIQKSYGAPVITKDGVSVAKEVDLTNPIENMGAQLVKDVASKTADEAGDGTTTATVLAYGVFKEGLRNVISGANPIEIKRGMDKTVNAIVNELNKSSKKIARKDEIIQVATISANSDKKIGELIANAMEKVGSDGVITVEEAKGINDELTVVEGMQFDRGYISPYFVTDTNKMIAKLENPYILITDKKVSSIKDILPILEEIMKTGRPLLIIADDVDGEALTTLVVNKMRGVFNVVAVKAPEFGDKRKQVLEDIAILTGGSFVTDDLGISFDKVTLQDLGQAESVVIDKDNSTIVKGKGLESQIKERISKIKTAIEMTDSDYDKDSLRNRLAKLNKGVAVIKVGAVSEVELKEKKDRVDDALSATKAAIEEGIVIGGGAALVHVSKRINVNTLNLIGDEKIGYQIVMSAIMSPISQIVSNAGFDKGVVINEILKATNPHLGFNAATGKYVDMFQTGIIDPVKVTRIALQNAVSVSSMLLTTEAVIYDVKDDKEDSVPAMPNMGMGGMM from the coding sequence ATGGCAAAAGAAATTAAATTTTCAGATTCAGCAAGAAATAAATTATTTAATGGTGTTCAACAATTGTTTGATGCTGTTAAAGTAACGATGGGACCAAGAGGAAGAAATGTATTAATCCAAAAATCTTATGGTGCACCAGTAATTACAAAAGATGGTGTTTCAGTTGCTAAAGAAGTAGATTTAACTAACCCAATTGAAAACATGGGAGCTCAACTTGTAAAAGATGTTGCTTCTAAAACTGCAGATGAAGCAGGGGATGGAACAACAACTGCTACAGTTTTAGCTTATGGAGTTTTTAAAGAAGGTTTAAGAAATGTAATTTCAGGAGCTAACCCAATTGAGATTAAAAGAGGGATGGATAAAACTGTAAATGCAATTGTTAATGAACTAAATAAATCTAGTAAAAAAATTGCAAGAAAAGATGAAATCATCCAAGTTGCTACAATTTCGGCAAACTCTGATAAAAAAATTGGTGAACTAATTGCTAATGCAATGGAAAAAGTAGGAAGTGATGGAGTAATTACTGTTGAAGAAGCAAAAGGTATTAATGATGAATTAACAGTAGTTGAAGGAATGCAATTTGATAGAGGATATATTTCTCCTTATTTTGTAACTGATACTAATAAGATGATTGCAAAATTAGAAAATCCTTACATTTTAATTACTGACAAAAAAGTTTCTTCTATTAAAGATATTCTTCCAATTCTTGAAGAAATTATGAAAACAGGAAGACCTTTATTAATTATTGCTGATGATGTTGATGGAGAAGCATTAACGACATTAGTAGTAAATAAAATGAGAGGTGTATTTAATGTTGTTGCAGTTAAAGCGCCAGAATTTGGTGATAAAAGAAAACAAGTATTAGAAGATATTGCTATTCTTACTGGTGGTTCTTTTGTAACTGATGATTTAGGAATCTCTTTTGATAAAGTAACTTTACAAGACTTAGGACAAGCTGAAAGTGTTGTTATTGATAAAGATAATTCAACTATTGTTAAAGGTAAAGGTTTAGAATCTCAAATTAAAGAAAGAATTTCTAAAATTAAAACTGCTATTGAAATGACTGATAGTGACTATGACAAAGATAGTTTAAGAAATAGACTTGCTAAATTAAATAAAGGTGTTGCAGTTATAAAAGTTGGAGCAGTTAGTGAAGTTGAATTAAAAGAAAAGAAAGATAGAGTAGATGATGCTTTATCTGCAACTAAAGCTGCAATTGAAGAAGGTATTGTAATTGGTGGTGGAGCAGCTCTTGTTCATGTTTCAAAAAGAATCAATGTTAATACTTTAAATTTAATTGGTGATGAAAAAATAGGATATCAAATTGTAATGTCTGCAATTATGTCTCCAATTTCTCAAATTGTTTCAAATGCTGGATTTGATAAAGGTGTTGTAATTAATGAAATTTTAAAAGCAACAAATCCTCACTTAGGATTTAATGCTGCAACTGGTAAATATGTAGATATGTTCCAAACAGGAATTATTGATCCAGTTAAAGTTACAAGAATTGCTTTGCAAAATGCAGTATCAGTTTCTAGTATGTTATTAACTACTGAAGCTGTTATATATGATGTAAAAGATGATAAAGAAGATTCAGTTCCTGCTATGCCTAACATGGGTATGGGTGGAATGATGTAA
- a CDS encoding deoxyuridine 5'-triphosphate nucleotidohydrolase, which translates to MKIMGKFEKISLNEFNKSFENKDIELYNSIQLPKRATKHSAGYDFFAPYDLVIKPKQTVKIPTGIRVRMNEDSVLLILPRSSLGFKYRLQLDNTVGVIDSDYYYSDNEGHIFIKLTNDTNENKELVIKKGDGFAQAIFLSYGITEDDQASEIRNGGFGSTNKK; encoded by the coding sequence ATGAAAATAATGGGAAAGTTTGAAAAAATTAGTTTAAATGAATTTAATAAATCTTTTGAAAACAAAGACATTGAATTATACAACTCAATTCAATTGCCTAAAAGAGCAACAAAACATAGTGCTGGTTATGATTTTTTTGCTCCATATGATTTAGTTATCAAACCAAAACAAACAGTTAAGATACCAACAGGAATAAGGGTAAGAATGAATGAAGATTCAGTATTACTAATACTACCAAGAAGTAGTTTAGGTTTTAAATACAGACTGCAATTAGATAACACAGTTGGGGTAATAGATTCAGATTATTATTATTCAGATAATGAAGGACACATCTTTATTAAGCTAACAAATGATACTAATGAAAATAAAGAGTTAGTAATCAAAAAAGGTGATGGATTTGCCCAGGCTATTTTTTTAAGTTACGGAATAACAGAAGATGATCAAGCATCTGAAATTAGAAATGGTGGATTTGGTAGTACTAATAAAAAATAA
- the trmD gene encoding tRNA (guanosine(37)-N1)-methyltransferase TrmD translates to MKITVLSLFENFFNEFKNTSIIKKAIANNLVDIEIVNFRNFSKDSHNKVDDTPYGGGAGMVLTLQPIVDAINHVKTSNSKVVLLTPSGKTYNQQIANQFKTFEHLILICGHYEGFDERIINYVDYEISIGDYILTGGEIAAMAILDSVIRLIPNVISVNSLESESFDNNLLDYPNYTKPYNFNGYKVPEVLLSGNHKEINKVRKEWQINKTKINRKDLFIKYLKEN, encoded by the coding sequence ATGAAAATAACTGTTTTATCTCTATTTGAAAACTTTTTTAATGAATTTAAAAATACTTCTATTATTAAAAAAGCAATAGCAAATAATTTAGTAGATATAGAAATTGTTAACTTTAGAAATTTCTCAAAAGATAGTCACAACAAAGTTGATGACACACCATATGGTGGTGGGGCTGGAATGGTATTAACATTGCAACCAATTGTGGATGCAATTAATCATGTTAAAACATCCAACTCAAAAGTGGTTTTATTAACACCATCTGGAAAAACCTACAATCAACAAATTGCAAATCAATTCAAGACATTTGAACACTTAATATTAATATGTGGTCATTATGAAGGGTTTGATGAAAGAATTATTAATTATGTTGATTATGAAATTTCAATTGGAGATTACATATTAACTGGAGGAGAAATTGCTGCAATGGCAATCTTAGATTCAGTAATTAGATTAATCCCAAATGTAATTTCAGTTAACAGTTTAGAATCTGAATCATTTGATAATAATTTATTAGATTATCCAAACTACACAAAACCTTATAATTTTAATGGTTATAAAGTTCCTGAAGTTTTATTAAGTGGTAATCATAAAGAGATAAATAAAGTTAGAAAAGAATGACAAATCAATAAAACAAAAATAAATAGAAAAGATTTATTTATTAAATACCTAAAAGAAAATTAA
- the rplS gene encoding 50S ribosomal protein L19, protein MSAQKMTNEQILKYVQSKQIRKDIPEFRSGDTIIVHNKIIENNKSRIQKFEGVVIRRRGSGLSETIIVRKESSGIGVERIFQLHSPQIEKIEVIRLGKVRRAYLTYLRERSGKSARIKERRPAKAVEKTSKPASAKKPAAKANKK, encoded by the coding sequence ATGAGTGCTCAAAAAATGACTAATGAACAAATTTTAAAATATGTTCAAAGCAAACAAATTAGAAAAGACATCCCTGAATTTAGATCAGGAGATACTATTATTGTTCATAACAAAATTATTGAAAACAATAAAAGTAGAATTCAAAAATTTGAAGGTGTTGTTATTAGAAGAAGAGGTTCAGGATTATCTGAAACTATTATTGTAAGAAAAGAAAGTTCTGGTATTGGTGTTGAAAGAATTTTCCAATTACATTCACCACAAATTGAAAAAATTGAAGTTATCAGACTTGGTAAAGTAAGACGTGCTTACTTAACTTACTTAAGAGAACGTTCTGGTAAATCAGCTAGAATTAAAGAAAGAAGACCAGCTAAGGCTGTTGAAAAAACTTCTAAACCTGCAAGTGCTAAAAAACCAGCTGCAAAAGCTAATAAGAAATAA
- the deoD gene encoding purine-nucleoside phosphorylase yields MTPHNRAKKGEIAKVVLMPGDPLRAKWIAENFLENPKLINDVRGMLGYTGYYNNKEVTVMGHGMGMASIGIYSYELFAFYDVDVIIRVGSAGSYTKDINVGDLVLTKKAYSESTYAKYIGIEAKDSTLEGSDELNDVIRKTAIENNIKLTDVVVHSSDIFYGANRSVEQIASDTKSQVVEMESFSLFANAIKLNKKAATLLTCSDSLVTHESMSAEDRQTKFVNMINLALKVVEKIN; encoded by the coding sequence ATGACACCTCACAATAGAGCAAAAAAAGGTGAAATTGCTAAGGTCGTTTTAATGCCTGGTGATCCATTAAGAGCAAAATGAATTGCTGAAAATTTTTTAGAAAATCCAAAACTTATTAATGATGTTAGAGGGATGCTTGGATATACTGGATATTACAATAACAAAGAAGTTACTGTAATGGGTCATGGTATGGGAATGGCATCAATTGGAATTTACAGTTATGAATTATTTGCATTTTATGATGTTGATGTAATTATCAGAGTTGGAAGTGCTGGTTCTTATACAAAAGATATTAATGTAGGGGACTTAGTATTAACTAAAAAAGCATATAGTGAATCAACATATGCTAAATATATTGGAATTGAAGCCAAAGATTCAACGTTAGAAGGTAGTGATGAACTAAATGATGTGATTAGAAAAACTGCAATTGAAAACAATATTAAATTAACAGATGTTGTAGTTCACAGTTCTGATATCTTCTATGGCGCAAATAGAAGTGTAGAACAAATTGCAAGTGATACTAAATCACAAGTTGTTGAAATGGAATCTTTTTCATTATTTGCAAATGCTATTAAATTAAATAAAAAAGCAGCTACATTATTAACTTGTTCAGATTCATTAGTTACTCATGAATCAATGAGCGCAGAAGATAGACAAACTAAGTTTGTTAATATGATTAATTTAGCATTAAAAGTTGTTGAAAAAATAAACTAG
- a CDS encoding thymidine phosphorylase → MNILDLIEKKKKNKKITEAEFNYFIDALINQEIKDYQTTAFMMAIYFNKLDFNETYYLTKAIINSGKTFEWPSNIKNLIDKHSTGGVGDKVSLILLPLLSSLNVNIAKISGRGLGYTGGTIDKLDSINMNTDLSEQEVFQILKENHFFVLQQTNEIVPADKILYALRDTSGTVDNLSLIASSIMSKKLALNTENIYLDVKVGDGAFFANLKDAKEFGALCIKLGKKFKKNVVVHYTDMNKPLGRCLGNLIEVKEAVNFLNGIYECEYLKELIFEFAKDVLVDLKIAKNSKEAISMIEDAINSKKAIDSFIRWNKFQKGELDSIDKLTDFYNPLHKKEIYAESNGYLEFKSNKELGLILVDLKAGRKAKTDTLDFEAGLYLNKYTGEQVKKGDVIVTIYSSSPIEDNVVQKLTNNIKINKEKMKLNKTILGVSR, encoded by the coding sequence ATGAACATTTTAGATTTAATTGAAAAAAAGAAAAAAAATAAAAAAATAACTGAAGCTGAATTTAATTATTTTATAGATGCACTAATTAATCAAGAAATCAAAGACTATCAAACTACTGCTTTTATGATGGCTATTTATTTTAATAAGTTAGACTTTAATGAAACTTATTATCTTACTAAAGCAATTATCAATAGTGGAAAAACTTTTGAATGACCAAGTAATATTAAAAATTTAATTGATAAACATTCAACTGGTGGAGTGGGGGACAAAGTTAGTTTAATATTGTTGCCACTACTAAGTTCTTTAAATGTAAATATTGCAAAAATCTCAGGAAGAGGTTTAGGTTATACTGGTGGAACAATTGATAAGTTGGATTCAATTAATATGAATACAGATTTAAGTGAACAAGAAGTTTTTCAAATTTTAAAAGAGAATCATTTTTTTGTTTTACAACAAACTAATGAAATTGTTCCAGCTGATAAAATTTTATATGCTTTAAGAGATACTTCAGGAACAGTTGATAACTTGTCTTTAATTGCTTCTTCTATTATGTCTAAAAAATTAGCCTTAAATACTGAAAATATTTATTTGGATGTTAAGGTTGGAGATGGTGCTTTTTTTGCTAATTTAAAAGATGCAAAAGAGTTTGGAGCATTATGTATTAAACTAGGTAAGAAGTTTAAAAAGAATGTTGTTGTTCACTATACAGATATGAATAAACCTCTTGGAAGATGTTTAGGTAATTTGATTGAAGTTAAAGAAGCTGTAAACTTTCTAAATGGAATTTATGAATGTGAATATTTAAAAGAATTAATTTTTGAATTTGCAAAAGATGTTTTAGTAGATTTAAAAATTGCTAAAAATAGTAAAGAAGCTATATCAATGATAGAAGATGCTATTAATAGTAAAAAGGCAATTGACTCTTTCATTAGATGAAACAAGTTTCAAAAAGGTGAATTGGATTCAATTGATAAATTAACAGATTTTTATAACCCTCTACACAAAAAAGAAATATATGCTGAATCTAATGGTTATTTAGAATTTAAATCTAACAAAGAATTAGGATTAATTTTAGTAGATTTAAAAGCCGGAAGAAAAGCAAAAACTGATACATTAGATTTTGAAGCAGGTTTATATTTAAACAAATATACTGGAGAACAAGTTAAAAAAGGTGATGTAATAGTTACAATTTATTCTTCTTCTCCAATTGAAGATAATGTAGTTCAAAAACTTACTAACAACATTAAAATCAATAAAGAAAAGATGAAATTAAATAAAACAATTTTAGGTGTTAGCAGATAG
- the cdd gene encoding cytidine deaminase, whose translation MSEINLNTIFIKLKEVIENAYVPYSKFRVASICKADDSFYYGVNVENSSYPVTLCGERNAISTAVSNGHKNITDIYLLTDSNTFATPCGMCRQFMSEFMESDDCSIYIFNWEGKYIKYTIGEILKGRFTKKDLDLSVKQG comes from the coding sequence ATGTCAGAAATAAATTTAAATACCATTTTTATCAAATTAAAAGAAGTAATTGAAAATGCTTATGTACCATACTCTAAATTTAGAGTTGCTTCAATTTGTAAAGCAGATGACTCATTTTATTATGGAGTTAATGTTGAAAATTCATCATATCCAGTAACATTATGTGGTGAAAGAAATGCAATCTCAACTGCAGTTAGTAATGGTCATAAAAACATCACAGATATATATTTATTAACAGACTCTAATACATTTGCCACACCATGTGGAATGTGTAGACAATTTATGAGTGAATTTATGGAGTCAGATGATTGCTCTATTTATATATTTAATTGGGAAGGAAAATATATAAAATATACAATAGGTGAAATTTTAAAAGGAAGATTCACAAAAAAAGATTTAGATTTAAGTGTAAAGCAAGGATAA
- a CDS encoding phospho-sugar mutase: MKIFQEKNPSSMHANVNPLSKAWLESNRISNKYKELILKMNEEEIDKYFSYSKLSFGTAGIRATMGPGTNQINVFTYQQMSEGVARWLLNKKSNPTVIVAHDNRMNADYYAMVIAKTLTSFGIKVFLYKENQIKATPIISYSVRETGVDAAIIATASHNPKNYLGFKVYNHTGGQILDSEANEIVSSMPECQTIIDNVYTPNMDLISYFDDTITESYFEASYRCLINTNIYRQKNFPVILTTHHGTASYDLPYLLKSIGYENIILAAQQCVPDPNFTYSANFNPEDKASFDLSLKYAEKYRANIMLGVDPDSDRLAVVVRHKNKWHYLTGNQMGIIFTHYVLTNKKFDKTPFVVSTFVSTNYIDRIAEKYNAKVFRTPTGFKWVGNEMNKHIDKMDFVVGFEEAIGSLNSDIGRDKDGFQAAALALEVYTMLYDQEKTLVDYLDEIFEEFGAWTGETVSYKIESLNWKEEMQEKMDKFANVKNKDILGLEIKGIRWNEPAQALEWYLENDMWVKFRLSGTEPKFKIYYEIYGETKEICDQILKALKDEFEYMLRS, from the coding sequence ATGAAAATATTTCAAGAAAAAAACCCTAGTTCAATGCATGCTAATGTAAACCCTCTTTCAAAAGCATGATTAGAATCAAATAGAATTAGTAACAAATATAAAGAATTAATTTTAAAGATGAATGAAGAAGAAATTGATAAATATTTCTCTTATTCAAAATTGAGTTTTGGAACTGCAGGAATTAGAGCAACAATGGGCCCTGGAACCAACCAAATTAATGTCTTTACTTATCAACAAATGAGTGAAGGTGTTGCAAGATGATTATTGAATAAAAAAAGTAATCCAACAGTAATTGTTGCACATGATAACAGAATGAATGCAGATTACTATGCAATGGTAATTGCTAAAACATTAACAAGTTTTGGAATTAAAGTCTTTTTATATAAAGAAAACCAAATTAAAGCTACTCCTATTATCTCTTATAGTGTTAGAGAAACTGGTGTTGATGCTGCAATTATTGCAACAGCAAGTCACAATCCTAAAAACTATTTAGGTTTTAAAGTTTATAACCATACTGGTGGACAAATCTTGGATAGTGAAGCAAATGAAATTGTTTCATCAATGCCAGAATGTCAAACTATTATTGATAATGTATATACACCAAATATGGATCTAATTTCATATTTTGATGACACTATTACAGAATCATATTTTGAAGCAAGTTATAGATGTTTAATTAATACTAATATTTATAGACAAAAAAACTTCCCTGTAATTTTAACTACACACCATGGGACAGCTTCATATGATTTACCTTACTTATTAAAATCAATTGGATATGAAAATATTATCTTAGCTGCTCAACAATGTGTTCCAGATCCTAACTTTACATATTCTGCAAACTTTAACCCAGAAGACAAAGCTTCTTTTGATTTGTCTTTAAAATATGCTGAAAAATACCGTGCAAATATTATGTTAGGTGTAGACCCTGATTCTGATAGATTAGCAGTAGTTGTAAGACATAAAAATAAATGACATTATTTAACTGGTAACCAAATGGGAATTATCTTTACTCATTATGTGTTAACTAATAAAAAATTTGATAAAACTCCTTTTGTAGTTTCTACATTTGTATCAACTAATTATATTGATAGAATTGCTGAAAAATATAATGCAAAAGTATTTAGAACTCCAACTGGATTTAAATGAGTTGGAAATGAAATGAACAAACACATTGATAAAATGGATTTTGTTGTTGGTTTTGAAGAAGCAATTGGATCTTTAAACTCTGATATTGGTAGAGATAAAGATGGATTCCAAGCAGCTGCATTAGCATTAGAAGTTTATACAATGTTATATGATCAAGAAAAAACATTAGTAGACTACTTGGATGAAATCTTTGAAGAATTTGGTGCATGAACTGGAGAAACTGTTTCTTATAAAATTGAATCTCTAAACTGAAAAGAAGAAATGCAAGAAAAAATGGATAAATTTGCAAATGTCAAAAACAAAGATATCCTTGGTCTTGAAATTAAAGGTATTAGATGAAATGAACCTGCACAAGCACTAGAATGATATTTAGAAAATGACATGTGAGTTAAGTTTAGATTATCTGGAACTGAACCAAAGTTTAAAATTTATTATGAAATCTATGGTGAAACTAAAGAAATTTGTGATCAAATTCTAAAAGCATTAAAAGATGAATTTGAATACATGTTAAGATCTTAA
- a CDS encoding P116 family lipid acquisition surface protein, with the protein MAFYKSNFRKKVITVSSVGVTGIGIATTAGILISYKDQIWSNEQSDQVDVPKDENVLPPSSNTGPSVPGTNGGNLNDDVVEEKQEEEVERVGTMSAAVLSEIRGIVLEFKDAEANNLKNSNNQKMRQSYSEFETNGDFSNYQANWDALQKDLYLYVNDIWTANGKNVDFTSVNIKNNNSSSNFQLGKSTISFEIEISIEAFKLAIFQIGNNSYKLSEGKHTLTIKAENQALTPDINFSSNTYYLGWKLPNVSVQMNNEKAFDTEFSPSSSYSYAFQYVFTDLVNKQNYVEFYKANQQKILDLDVAQAKTKIQDYYLQQYSNDLDFIDYGIKILDSIRSNPDVKSLLAKVVPYVTKMAVQLDILPSFLEPILSKGFATDESLLKVFSENKDDVYIYLEDNLWDLSEILIPLINEIKPGISTDKLNDIKGLLMYLNVDNSIIDIIINDFLGGNGTEPKSIYNIVVDNIDTILNLAMGSSAESSVVTGLSNLIKQFTTVGPNKQLTKVFNVIFENKTTKKNFIESLGKMFNLSAVTNILDIMFTNNDLINVTNIQNILHSIYDFTNGIFERKANYEDFRTGYKNLTFTTWFTKVPSVDKSKQTIDFEYRISFNINKKVTLNLKPIKNLFDGNKVWDLINSFYDLSGIGWAVNKDWLYQGVTGFIPNSISVGGTYASMTQTTYTANNSSVYVDGIRSGTDYKLGFKFNYTTTVAFKDQTLVSSITNDYKRGSDWYQIAPIIAWGDYYYSDFWRGILKNIITRDYTFSFRANVQYSDDTVATTETYDPNLYITGFTIASKNTKLTDKQVYDKVKTYKESELYKSRDERYDIKWSNTDNYSEVLKSLTPTVPKALTDYIAASNYSTTQNDEYIKGTNFAITSHSDVLFNFSLPINIVVKYLVGKTNVNIKLDVFAMRFQMFLPFMFYDTQTNKMIGSVSDSYSSFNMEAGTTMSWFWEAAFWQ; encoded by the coding sequence ATGGCTTTTTACAAATCAAATTTTAGAAAAAAAGTTATTACTGTTTCTTCTGTTGGGGTGACTGGTATTGGGATTGCAACAACAGCTGGAATTTTAATTTCTTATAAAGATCAAATCTGATCTAATGAGCAATCTGATCAAGTTGATGTACCAAAAGATGAAAATGTTTTACCACCTTCAAGTAATACTGGACCAAGTGTTCCGGGAACAAATGGGGGAAACCTTAATGATGATGTAGTTGAAGAAAAACAGGAAGAAGAAGTTGAAAGAGTTGGTACAATGTCTGCAGCTGTCCTTAGTGAAATTAGAGGAATAGTTTTAGAATTCAAAGATGCAGAAGCTAATAACTTAAAAAATTCTAATAACCAAAAAATGAGACAAAGTTATTCTGAGTTTGAAACAAATGGTGATTTCTCTAATTACCAAGCAAACTGAGATGCTTTACAAAAAGATCTTTACTTATATGTAAATGATATTTGAACTGCAAATGGTAAAAATGTAGATTTTACTAGTGTTAATATTAAAAACAACAATTCATCTTCTAATTTCCAATTAGGTAAATCAACAATCTCTTTTGAAATAGAAATTTCAATTGAAGCATTTAAACTGGCTATTTTTCAAATAGGCAACAATAGCTATAAATTGTCTGAAGGAAAACATACATTAACAATTAAAGCAGAAAACCAAGCTCTTACTCCTGATATTAATTTTTCATCTAACACATATTATTTAGGTTGAAAATTGCCAAATGTTTCTGTGCAAATGAATAATGAAAAAGCATTTGATACAGAATTTAGTCCTTCATCTTCATACTCTTATGCCTTCCAATATGTTTTTACAGATTTAGTAAATAAACAAAACTATGTAGAGTTTTATAAAGCTAATCAGCAAAAAATCTTGGACCTTGATGTTGCTCAAGCAAAAACTAAAATCCAAGATTACTATTTACAACAATACTCAAATGATTTAGATTTCATTGATTATGGAATTAAAATTTTAGATTCAATTAGATCAAATCCAGATGTTAAATCATTGCTTGCTAAAGTTGTGCCATATGTTACTAAAATGGCAGTTCAATTAGATATATTACCTTCATTTTTAGAACCAATCCTTAGTAAAGGTTTTGCAACTGATGAAAGTTTATTAAAAGTGTTTTCAGAAAACAAAGATGATGTTTATATATATTTAGAAGATAATTTATGAGATTTATCAGAAATTCTAATTCCTTTAATTAATGAAATTAAACCAGGAATTTCAACTGATAAATTAAATGATATCAAAGGGTTATTAATGTATTTAAATGTTGATAATTCAATTATTGATATTATTATTAATGACTTCTTAGGTGGAAATGGAACAGAACCAAAAAGTATCTATAACATCGTGGTAGATAATATTGATACCATTTTAAATTTAGCAATGGGTTCAAGTGCTGAAAGTTCAGTTGTTACTGGGCTATCAAATTTAATTAAACAATTTACAACTGTTGGTCCCAACAAACAATTAACAAAAGTGTTTAATGTAATTTTTGAAAACAAAACTACTAAGAAAAACTTTATTGAATCCCTTGGTAAAATGTTTAACCTTTCAGCAGTTACAAATATTTTGGATATTATGTTTACTAACAATGATTTGATTAATGTTACAAACATTCAAAACATCCTTCACAGTATTTATGATTTCACAAATGGTATTTTTGAAAGAAAAGCAAATTATGAAGACTTTAGAACTGGTTATAAGAATTTAACATTCACAACTTGATTTACTAAAGTTCCAAGTGTTGATAAATCAAAACAAACAATTGATTTTGAATATAGAATTTCTTTCAACATTAATAAAAAAGTTACTTTAAATTTAAAACCAATTAAGAATTTATTTGATGGAAATAAAGTTTGAGACTTAATTAATAGTTTCTATGATTTATCAGGAATTGGTTGAGCTGTAAATAAAGATTGATTATATCAAGGTGTTACAGGATTTATTCCTAATAGCATTTCAGTTGGTGGAACTTATGCTAGTATGACTCAAACTACATATACGGCTAATAACTCTAGTGTTTATGTAGATGGAATTCGTTCAGGTACTGATTATAAATTAGGATTTAAATTCAACTATACAACAACAGTTGCATTTAAAGATCAAACACTAGTTTCTTCAATTACTAATGATTACAAAAGAGGAAGTGACTGATATCAAATTGCTCCAATTATTGCATGAGGTGATTATTACTACTCAGACTTCTGAAGAGGTATATTAAAAAATATTATTACAAGAGACTATACTTTTTCATTTAGAGCTAATGTTCAATACTCAGATGACACAGTAGCAACTACAGAAACTTATGATCCAAATTTATATATAACTGGTTTTACAATTGCTTCAAAAAATACAAAATTAACTGATAAACAAGTTTATGACAAAGTTAAAACTTACAAAGAAAGTGAATTGTATAAATCAAGAGATGAAAGATATGACATTAAGTGAAGTAATACTGATAACTACTCAGAAGTTTTAAAGAGTTTAACTCCTACTGTACCAAAAGCATTAACTGATTATATTGCTGCAAGCAATTATTCAACAACTCAAAATGATGAATACATTAAAGGTACTAACTTTGCAATTACAAGTCATTCTGATGTGTTATTCAATTTCTCTCTTCCAATTAACATAGTTGTAAAATATCTTGTTGGTAAAACAAATGTAAATATTAAATTAGATGTGTTTGCAATGAGATTCCAAATGTTTTTACCATTTATGTTCTATGATACTCAAACTAACAAAATGATAGGCAGTGTTTCTGATAGTTACTCATCATTTAATATGGAAGCTGGAACTACAATGTCTTGATTCTGAGAAGCTGCATTCTGACAATAA